A single genomic interval of bacterium harbors:
- a CDS encoding ABC transporter permease subunit: MSTQTTRNGQGSITGRRYSRKPRRAVLFRDALARRLITLSGIGSIVAVSMVGLFLVWVVLPLLMPAQIAEDRPLPTDVGAGGSAFVAGAVDGYGNMSWGMTPQGEIIVRNLADGAVLDRIAVGDSLRPTAWSFGVGTGQAAFGFGDGTVRTAELVWHTTFHADEEVPDRYTDMIVGEARAWDNGVVVRTPEGQLRHQVLELTTSEPIPVGAAPVRLVDLAKGAGGLFVAALDAEHVLHHRKLTMRKNMLTGKVRVTASGGELDLAPILGPAAGSATALKLDDTGNLALLLETDGTVLKLVRDGDEFVDAGRQDLVADPTATLTAAAFLNGRISLVVGDSGGDLTVWFPLRDKVGGVDLVAAHRLEGGSAAVTALGASERSRMLAAGYGDGTVRLFNVTNQRKLGEGRMDGGTITRVAIAPREDQLLVTGQGGEALWRVDAEYGEVSPATFFAPIWYEGYPAPAYVWQSSAGSDSFEPKLSLVPLIFGTLKATFYSLLFGLPLAFLAAIFTSEFLDKGTRARVKPVIEIMASLPSVVLGFLAALVVAPWVEDVVVEVLTVLMLAPLGILVGAHLWQLLPRNVAARWENWRPAAVFVSLAIGALVAWRLAPLVEGLLFAGDFKAWLDGRVGSGLGGWFVLLIVPMGTLAWFLNMRYGDGVIRNLKRGTPPLTVALYDLARFAVVAALTVSATVFVGWLLTSSGWDPRGSVFDTYVQRNALVVGIAMGFAVIPLIYTISEDALVSVPDHLRAASLGAGATPWQTAVRVVIPPAMSGLFSAAMIGLGRAVGETMIVLMAAGNTPIMEWNIFNGFRTLSANLAVELPEAVQNSTHYRTLFLAALTLFVMTFILNTVAEAVRLHFRGKTSRL; encoded by the coding sequence ATGAGCACTCAGACGACCAGGAACGGCCAGGGGAGCATCACCGGCCGTCGCTACAGCCGCAAGCCGCGTCGGGCCGTCCTCTTCCGGGACGCCCTGGCGCGGCGGCTGATCACCCTCAGCGGGATCGGCAGCATCGTGGCGGTGTCCATGGTGGGGCTCTTCCTGGTCTGGGTCGTCCTGCCGCTCCTGATGCCGGCGCAGATCGCCGAGGACCGCCCGCTGCCGACCGACGTCGGCGCGGGCGGTTCCGCTTTCGTGGCCGGGGCCGTCGACGGCTACGGCAACATGTCCTGGGGCATGACGCCGCAGGGCGAGATCATCGTGCGGAACCTCGCCGACGGGGCGGTCCTCGACCGCATCGCGGTGGGGGACTCGCTGCGGCCCACGGCCTGGTCCTTCGGAGTCGGGACCGGGCAGGCCGCCTTCGGCTTCGGCGACGGCACCGTCCGCACCGCCGAACTCGTCTGGCACACCACCTTCCACGCCGATGAGGAGGTGCCCGACCGCTACACCGACATGATCGTCGGTGAGGCCCGGGCCTGGGACAACGGCGTCGTCGTGCGGACGCCCGAAGGGCAGCTGCGGCACCAGGTCCTCGAGTTGACGACCTCCGAGCCGATCCCGGTCGGCGCGGCGCCGGTCCGGCTGGTCGACCTGGCGAAGGGCGCCGGCGGGCTCTTCGTGGCGGCGCTCGACGCGGAGCACGTGCTCCACCACCGCAAGCTCACCATGCGCAAGAACATGCTCACCGGGAAGGTGCGCGTCACGGCCAGCGGGGGAGAGCTGGACCTGGCGCCGATCCTCGGCCCGGCGGCGGGTTCGGCGACCGCCCTCAAGCTGGACGACACGGGGAACCTGGCCCTGCTGCTGGAGACGGACGGCACGGTCCTGAAGCTGGTTCGCGACGGCGACGAGTTCGTCGACGCCGGCCGGCAGGACCTCGTGGCCGACCCGACGGCGACCCTGACCGCGGCCGCCTTCCTGAACGGGCGGATCTCGCTCGTGGTCGGCGACAGCGGCGGCGACCTGACGGTGTGGTTCCCGCTGCGCGACAAGGTCGGCGGGGTCGACCTCGTCGCGGCCCACCGGCTCGAGGGCGGGTCGGCGGCCGTGACCGCCCTGGGTGCGAGCGAGCGCTCCCGGATGCTGGCCGCCGGCTACGGCGACGGCACGGTGCGGCTGTTCAACGTCACCAACCAGCGGAAGCTGGGCGAGGGGCGCATGGACGGCGGCACGATCACGCGGGTGGCCATCGCCCCGCGGGAGGACCAGCTCCTGGTCACGGGGCAAGGGGGAGAGGCCCTGTGGCGTGTCGATGCGGAGTACGGCGAGGTCAGTCCGGCCACGTTCTTCGCGCCGATCTGGTACGAGGGGTATCCGGCGCCCGCCTACGTCTGGCAGTCGTCGGCCGGCTCGGACAGCTTCGAGCCCAAGCTGTCGCTGGTGCCGCTCATCTTCGGCACCCTGAAGGCCACGTTCTACTCGCTGCTGTTCGGCCTGCCGCTGGCCTTCCTCGCCGCGATCTTCACCAGCGAGTTCCTCGACAAGGGCACCCGGGCCCGCGTCAAGCCGGTCATCGAGATCATGGCCAGCCTGCCGAGCGTCGTGCTCGGCTTCCTGGCGGCGCTCGTGGTGGCCCCCTGGGTCGAGGACGTGGTGGTCGAGGTGCTGACGGTGCTCATGCTGGCCCCGCTCGGCATCCTCGTGGGGGCGCACCTCTGGCAGCTGCTGCCCCGCAATGTGGCCGCCCGCTGGGAGAACTGGCGCCCGGCGGCCGTCTTCGTCTCGCTGGCCATCGGGGCCCTCGTGGCCTGGCGGCTGGCGCCGCTGGTGGAGGGCCTGCTCTTCGCCGGCGATTTCAAGGCCTGGCTCGACGGCCGCGTGGGCAGCGGCCTGGGCGGCTGGTTCGTGCTGCTCATCGTGCCCATGGGAACCCTGGCCTGGTTCCTGAACATGCGCTATGGCGACGGGGTCATCCGCAACCTGAAGCGGGGTACGCCGCCCCTGACGGTGGCCCTCTACGATCTGGCCCGCTTCGCCGTGGTGGCGGCCCTGACCGTGTCCGCGACGGTCTTCGTGGGCTGGCTGCTGACCTCGTCGGGCTGGGATCCGCGCGGCTCGGTCTTCGACACCTACGTGCAGCGCAACGCCCTGGTCGTGGGCATCGCCATGGGTTTCGCCGTGATCCCCCTGATCTACACCATCAGCGAGGACGCGCTGGTCTCGGTGCCCGACCATCTGCGCGCGGCCAGCCTCGGCGCCGGCGCCACGCCCTGGCAGACGGCGGTGCGCGTGGTGATTCCGCCGGCCATGAGCGGCCTCTTCTCGGCGGCCATGATCGGGCTCGGCCGGGCCGTGGGCGAGACGATGATCGTGCTGATGGCGGCCGGCAACACGCCCATCATGGAGTGGAACATCTTCAACGGCTTCCGCACCCTGTCGGCGAACCTCGCCGTGGAGCTGCCCGAGGCCGTGCAGAACAGCACCCACTACCGCACCCTGTTCCTGGCGGCCCTGACGCTCTTCGTCATGACCTTCATCCTGAACACGGTGGCCGAGGCCGTGCGGCTGCATTTCCGCGGAAAGACGAGTCGCCTGTGA
- a CDS encoding phosphate ABC transporter substrate-binding protein, giving the protein MIRTLTFRSGLVAVAAVLLLANAALAGVAVDPALKAYKAGSEVSGSIKSIGSDTMNNMMALWSEGFRGFHPAVKVEVEGKGSSTAPPALIAGTSTFGPMSRAMKSKEIDAFEKQFGYKPVQLRTSIDMLAVYVHKDNPIKGLTLQQVDAIFSKTRKGGYGKDIVTWGDLGLTGEWADKPISLYGRNSASGTYGYFKDHALFKGDYKDSVKEQPGSSSVVQGVASDKYGIGYSGIGYKTSDVQAVALSAETGSNPTFMDAVADNAYSGDYPLARFLYLSVNYKPGTDLDPLRAEFIRYVFSKNGQEDVVKDGYLPVPQSVCKEELAAVGITH; this is encoded by the coding sequence ATGATCCGCACCCTGACGTTCCGCAGTGGCCTGGTCGCGGTCGCGGCCGTGCTGCTGCTGGCGAACGCCGCCCTGGCCGGCGTCGCCGTCGATCCCGCCCTGAAGGCCTACAAGGCCGGCAGCGAGGTTTCGGGCAGCATCAAGAGCATCGGCTCCGACACGATGAACAACATGATGGCCCTGTGGTCCGAAGGCTTCCGTGGCTTCCACCCCGCGGTGAAGGTCGAAGTCGAGGGCAAGGGCAGCTCCACCGCTCCGCCGGCCCTGATCGCCGGGACCAGCACCTTCGGCCCCATGAGCCGGGCCATGAAGAGCAAGGAGATCGACGCGTTCGAGAAGCAGTTCGGCTACAAGCCGGTGCAGCTGCGCACGAGCATCGACATGCTCGCGGTCTATGTCCACAAGGACAACCCGATCAAGGGTCTGACCCTGCAGCAGGTCGACGCCATCTTCAGCAAGACCCGCAAGGGCGGCTACGGCAAGGACATCGTGACCTGGGGCGACCTGGGCCTGACCGGCGAGTGGGCCGACAAGCCCATCAGCCTCTACGGCCGCAACAGCGCCTCGGGCACCTACGGCTACTTCAAGGACCACGCGCTGTTCAAGGGCGACTACAAGGACTCCGTCAAGGAGCAGCCCGGCAGCTCGTCCGTGGTCCAGGGCGTGGCCAGCGACAAGTACGGCATCGGCTACTCGGGCATCGGCTACAAGACGAGCGACGTCCAGGCCGTGGCCCTGAGCGCCGAGACCGGCAGCAACCCGACTTTCATGGACGCGGTGGCCGACAACGCCTACAGTGGCGACTATCCGCTGGCCCGTTTCCTGTACCTGTCGGTGAACTACAAGCCCGGGACCGACCTGGACCCGCTGCGCGCCGAGTTCATCCGCTACGTGTTCAGCAAGAACGGCCAGGAGGACGTCGTGAAGGACGGCTACCTGCCCGTGCCGCAGAGCGTGTGCAAGGAAGAGCTGGCCGCCGTCGGGATCACCCACTAG
- a CDS encoding response regulator transcription factor translates to MSGESILIVEDEDDIAELLEYNLQRAGYIPFSVGTGEDGLNETRDAKPDLVLLDLMLPGLSGMDVCRRLKADPVTATIPVIMLTAKGEEEDIVAGFDAGADDYVTKPFRPKVLLARVKAVLRRGASERRAEDAPFERGPLRIHPGRFEVAVDGEPVGLTRTEFRILNFLASRPGWVFTRSQIVKAVHGDDYPVTGRSVDVQVAALRRKLGAAGDLVCTVRGVGYKMGE, encoded by the coding sequence ATGTCTGGAGAGAGCATACTCATCGTCGAGGACGAGGACGACATCGCCGAACTGCTGGAGTACAACCTGCAGCGGGCGGGCTACATCCCGTTCAGCGTGGGCACCGGCGAAGACGGCCTGAACGAGACCCGCGACGCCAAGCCGGACCTCGTGCTGCTCGACCTCATGTTGCCCGGCCTGAGCGGCATGGACGTCTGCCGGCGCCTGAAGGCCGATCCGGTCACGGCCACGATTCCCGTCATCATGCTCACCGCCAAGGGCGAGGAGGAGGACATCGTGGCGGGCTTCGACGCCGGCGCCGACGACTACGTCACCAAGCCCTTCCGGCCCAAGGTGCTGCTGGCCCGGGTCAAGGCCGTGCTGCGCCGGGGCGCCTCCGAACGGCGCGCCGAGGACGCCCCGTTCGAGCGGGGCCCGCTGCGGATCCATCCCGGGCGCTTCGAGGTCGCGGTCGACGGCGAACCGGTCGGCCTGACCCGCACCGAATTCCGCATCCTCAACTTCCTCGCCTCGCGGCCCGGCTGGGTCTTCACCCGCAGCCAGATCGTCAAGGCCGTCCACGGGGACGACTACCCCGTCACCGGCCGCTCGGTCGACGTGCAGGTCGCCGCCCTGCGCCGCAAGCTCGGCGCGGCGGGCGATCTGGTCTGCACCGTTCGCGGGGTCGGCTACAAGATGGGCGAATAG
- a CDS encoding HAMP domain-containing protein gives MVGRGSLLWTFFPPIVVVLITTLALVTGFSGRAIRGFFLRQTAAELEEIARVTSGPLRLPLERGDDEGVRALCADFAAKSGKRLTIILADGRVVADSDEDPDLMDNHADRPEVVAALASGFGRSTRYSATLGHQRMYVAVGIPASLPRYVVRASLSLESLDGLMTDVYRKIALTGLILTCLAALTSFLLARKLSRGLNQLQNGAEAFADGRLEGRLTADETAEIAAVAEAMNRMAGQLAERFATIVKQRNESDAVLSSMVEGVLAVDTDENVIGLNNAGGRLLGQDPARAQYRSIQEIGRNTGLTRLVQDVLAGQSPLERDIMLNGTSDLWVQVHATALIGQDDAPIGALLVMNDVTRLRRLETMRRDFVANVSHELKTPITSIKGFVETIIEDPPSDPGELERFLRIINNQADRLDAIITDLLALSRLEKDTDSGGIETHPLPLNAVLERVVRDLNNLRPEQAARITLACEGAPRAPVNAPLLEQAIGNLLGNALKYSPETATVHVTCGATEHEVMISVRDCGPGIAAEHLPRLFERFYRVDKARSRRMGGTGLGLAIVKHIAQAHKGRVAVESQVGVGSTFTIILPREE, from the coding sequence ATGGTCGGGCGCGGCAGCCTCCTCTGGACCTTCTTCCCCCCCATCGTCGTGGTCCTGATCACGACCCTCGCCCTGGTCACCGGCTTTTCGGGTCGCGCCATCCGGGGCTTCTTCCTGCGCCAGACCGCGGCCGAACTCGAGGAGATCGCGCGCGTCACCTCCGGCCCGCTGCGCCTGCCCCTCGAACGCGGCGACGACGAGGGGGTGCGCGCCCTCTGCGCCGACTTCGCCGCCAAGAGCGGCAAGCGCCTGACCATCATCCTCGCCGACGGTCGGGTCGTGGCCGATTCGGACGAGGATCCCGACCTCATGGACAACCACGCCGACCGCCCCGAGGTGGTCGCGGCCCTGGCATCCGGCTTCGGCCGCAGCACCCGCTACAGCGCCACCCTCGGCCACCAGCGGATGTACGTCGCCGTGGGCATCCCCGCATCCCTGCCGCGCTACGTGGTGCGGGCCTCGCTGTCCCTCGAGTCCCTCGACGGGCTCATGACCGACGTCTACCGCAAGATCGCCCTGACCGGGCTCATCCTGACCTGTCTGGCCGCCCTGACGAGCTTCCTCCTGGCCCGCAAGCTGAGCCGCGGCCTGAACCAGTTGCAGAACGGCGCCGAGGCCTTCGCCGACGGCCGCCTCGAAGGGCGCCTCACGGCCGACGAGACGGCCGAGATCGCCGCCGTGGCCGAGGCCATGAACCGCATGGCCGGCCAGCTCGCCGAGCGCTTCGCCACCATCGTCAAGCAGCGCAACGAGAGCGACGCCGTGCTGTCGTCCATGGTCGAAGGCGTGCTCGCCGTCGATACCGACGAGAACGTCATCGGCCTGAACAACGCCGGCGGCCGCCTGCTCGGGCAGGACCCGGCGCGGGCCCAGTACCGCAGCATCCAGGAGATCGGCCGCAACACCGGCCTGACCCGGCTGGTCCAGGACGTCCTGGCCGGCCAGTCGCCCCTCGAGCGGGACATCATGCTCAACGGCACCAGCGACCTGTGGGTGCAGGTGCACGCGACGGCCCTCATCGGCCAGGACGACGCCCCCATCGGCGCCCTGCTCGTCATGAACGACGTGACCCGGTTGCGGCGCCTGGAGACCATGCGGCGCGACTTCGTGGCCAACGTCTCCCACGAGCTCAAGACGCCCATCACCTCCATCAAGGGCTTCGTCGAGACGATCATCGAGGATCCGCCGTCCGATCCCGGCGAACTGGAGCGGTTCCTGCGCATCATCAACAACCAGGCCGACCGGCTCGATGCGATCATCACCGACCTGCTGGCCCTGTCGCGCCTGGAGAAGGACACCGACAGCGGGGGCATCGAGACGCATCCCCTGCCGTTGAACGCGGTGCTCGAACGGGTCGTGCGCGACCTGAACAACCTGCGGCCCGAGCAGGCGGCCCGCATCACCCTCGCCTGCGAGGGGGCGCCGCGGGCGCCCGTCAACGCCCCCCTGCTCGAGCAGGCCATCGGGAACCTGCTCGGCAACGCCCTGAAGTACAGCCCCGAGACGGCGACGGTGCACGTCACCTGCGGCGCCACCGAGCACGAGGTCATGATCTCGGTGCGGGACTGCGGTCCGGGCATCGCCGCCGAGCACCTGCCGCGACTGTTCGAACGGTTCTATCGTGTGGACAAGGCCCGCAGTCGCCGCATGGGCGGCACCGGGCTCGGTCTGGCCATCGTCAAGCACATCGCCCAGGCCCACAAGGGCCGCGTCGCGGTCGAGAGCCAGGTCGGCGTCGGCAGCACGTTCACCATCATCCTGCCGCGGGAGGAATAG